In Chitinophaga nivalis, a single genomic region encodes these proteins:
- a CDS encoding KpsF/GutQ family sugar-phosphate isomerase, whose amino-acid sequence MKRNQSINIGQTARRTIAMEASAINDLQQFIDADFEKVVELVAQCEGRLVVTGIGKSAIIAQKIVATLNSTGTAALFMHAADAIHGDLGMIRQEDIVMCISKSGTSAEIKVLVPLVKNFGNTLVAMVGNTASFLATEADYVLNTTVSQEACPNNLAPTTSTTAQLAMGDALAVCLIEWHGFTAADFAKFHPGGALGKKLYLKVGDLSKQHQAPQVLDNASLREVIVEISSKMLGVTAVLDEQGLLRGIITDGDLRRMLEKNVPAAAVTAKDIMSLHPKMIQQDELAINALEMMRHHDITQLLVMEGEQYRGIIHLHDLIREGII is encoded by the coding sequence ATGAAAAGGAATCAAAGCATTAACATAGGACAGACAGCCAGGCGCACAATTGCGATGGAGGCCTCAGCAATTAATGATTTGCAGCAATTTATAGATGCCGACTTTGAGAAAGTGGTGGAGCTTGTTGCCCAATGTGAAGGGCGACTGGTGGTAACAGGTATCGGTAAAAGTGCCATTATTGCGCAGAAAATTGTAGCCACCCTGAACTCTACCGGTACCGCGGCGCTTTTCATGCACGCGGCGGATGCTATCCATGGTGACCTGGGTATGATCCGGCAGGAAGATATCGTAATGTGTATTTCCAAAAGCGGTACCTCCGCGGAAATAAAAGTACTGGTTCCCCTGGTAAAAAATTTTGGCAACACCCTGGTGGCCATGGTGGGAAATACAGCCTCTTTTCTGGCAACAGAAGCGGACTATGTATTGAACACGACGGTGAGTCAGGAAGCTTGTCCCAATAACCTGGCGCCTACTACCAGCACCACCGCCCAGCTGGCGATGGGGGATGCTTTAGCCGTTTGCCTGATCGAATGGCATGGCTTCACAGCGGCGGATTTTGCCAAATTTCACCCCGGCGGCGCATTGGGTAAGAAGTTGTATCTTAAGGTAGGAGACCTGAGCAAACAACATCAGGCGCCCCAGGTTTTAGACAACGCTTCTTTAAGAGAAGTGATTGTGGAAATATCGTCTAAAATGCTGGGTGTTACCGCTGTATTGGATGAACAAGGATTACTCCGGGGTATCATTACAGACGGAGACCTGCGCAGAATGCTGGAGAAAAATGTGCCGGCCGCTGCCGTAACTGCAAAAGATATTATGTCACTGCACCCTAAAATGATTCAACAGGATGAATTGGCGATCAACGCATTGGAAATGATGCGTCACCACGACATCACACAACTGCTGGTCATGGAAGGAGAGCAGTATAGAGGTATTATTCACTTACATGATTTAATCAGAGAAGGAATTATTTAG
- a CDS encoding winged helix-turn-helix transcriptional regulator yields the protein MKKFKAHTSSCPIVHTMTYIGGKWKPIILGRLVNGAVRFGKLAVQIPDISRKILTEQLKELEDDGLIIRHSYNEKPPRVEYELSEIGKMVIPILTAMTAFGAQMHDAITKHKQSIVRPQ from the coding sequence ATGAAGAAATTTAAAGCGCATACATCTTCCTGCCCAATCGTGCATACGATGACTTATATCGGCGGGAAGTGGAAACCAATTATCCTGGGCCGGCTGGTAAATGGAGCTGTTCGATTTGGAAAGCTGGCGGTACAAATACCGGATATCTCGCGCAAGATATTGACTGAACAGTTGAAAGAATTAGAGGATGACGGATTGATTATCCGGCACAGTTATAACGAAAAACCACCGCGTGTCGAGTATGAACTAAGCGAGATCGGTAAAATGGTTATCCCCATCCTGACGGCTATGACAGCATTTGGAGCGCAAATGCACGACGCTATAACCAAACATAAACAGAGTATTGTAAGGCCCCAATAG
- a CDS encoding SDR family oxidoreductase encodes MKNKQATEAVLQGKIALVTGGTKGIGKAIVRRLEQAGATVIVTARNPPNEPDVTYSFIAADLSRAEEVSKVANMINEQFGRIDILINNMGANTYPGGGFSTLTDEHWDLALQVNLLSSVRLDRALLPKMLEQKSGVIIHISSTSGQFPIWESTMAYSVAKSALNTYSKALATEVAGNGVRVVTVSPGLNKTAAMTAFLENYAQQANCTVEEMTRKLFERVGGVPLGRMAEPEETAELIYFLVSPAASYITGANLIIDGGNFPVVK; translated from the coding sequence ATGAAAAATAAACAAGCAACTGAGGCGGTATTACAGGGGAAAATTGCCCTTGTAACCGGAGGAACAAAGGGAATTGGTAAGGCTATTGTCAGAAGACTGGAGCAAGCAGGTGCAACGGTTATCGTCACCGCCCGAAACCCACCGAATGAACCGGATGTTACCTATTCATTTATTGCTGCAGACCTATCCCGGGCTGAGGAGGTCAGCAAAGTAGCCAATATGATCAATGAGCAATTCGGGCGAATAGATATACTAATTAATAACATGGGGGCCAACACGTACCCAGGTGGAGGATTCAGCACCCTAACGGATGAACACTGGGACCTGGCCCTGCAAGTTAACCTGCTTTCTTCTGTTCGTTTGGATAGAGCTTTATTGCCTAAAATGCTGGAGCAAAAAAGTGGGGTGATCATTCATATATCTTCTACCAGCGGCCAGTTCCCCATCTGGGAGTCTACGATGGCTTACAGTGTCGCAAAATCAGCATTAAATACCTATAGTAAAGCATTGGCTACAGAAGTAGCCGGTAACGGGGTAAGAGTCGTAACCGTGTCTCCAGGTTTAAATAAAACAGCCGCTATGACAGCCTTTTTGGAGAATTATGCCCAACAAGCCAATTGCACAGTGGAAGAAATGACCCGTAAACTTTTTGAAAGGGTTGGCGGTGTACCATTAGGAAGAATGGCTGAGCCGGAAGAAACAGCAGAACTGATCTACTTCCTGGTTTCTCCGGCAGCCTCTTATATCACAGGCGCGAACCTCATTATTGATGGAGGAAATTTCCCGGTAGTAAAATAA
- the recQ gene encoding DNA helicase RecQ, giving the protein MAVVKESLMDALREHFGFDSFKGNQEVIIKSILAGKDTFVIMPTGGGKSLCYQLPALMSPGCALIVSPLIALMKNQVDLVRGYSSKDNVAHFLNSTLSKAQIKKVRTDLLSGKTKLLYVAPETLTKQENLDFFKELNISFIAVDEAHCISEWGHDFRPEYRRLKEMIDQINGNLPIIALTATATPKVQSDIVKNLALNNANIFISSFNRSNLYYEIRPKRKKDQTIRDIVKFIHQHKGKSGIIYTLNRKTTEELADMLVANNIKAVAYHAGLDPTTRAQRQDMFLHEDTEVIVATIAFGMGIDKPDVRFVIHYNIPKSLENYYQETGRAGRDGLEGHCVCYYSHKDVQKLEHLMRDKSLSEREMGAQLINETVAYAESAVCRRKVILHYFGEQFDLENCGQCDNCRNPKEKIEVKNRVVIMLKAIRALEERFGSTYVINIITGKTSPQISTFRHDQLEVFGEGKEFDEHFWNSLMRQMMLEGLIEKDIEEYGLLKVTDKGNKFLKKPYSIMVALNHQFDEDGADEEEEATAEAQASADPALFEMLKELRKKVSKEKNLPPFVIFLETSLEDMATQYPTTVQELEKIQGVSKGKAIRYGKQFVDVISKFVEENDIVKPDDFVLKSVVNKSGMKVFIIQNIDKKIPLETIAKNKEITLSQLLDEMETIVASGTKLNIDYCLDEELDDYAQDEIMEYFKGCETSSLALAREELIENDYSLEQLKLMRIKFLVVYGN; this is encoded by the coding sequence ATGGCTGTTGTAAAGGAAAGTTTGATGGATGCATTACGCGAACATTTCGGGTTCGATTCCTTTAAAGGAAACCAGGAAGTAATTATAAAAAGCATCCTGGCCGGTAAAGATACTTTTGTCATAATGCCAACTGGTGGAGGTAAGTCACTATGCTACCAATTACCTGCTCTCATGAGCCCTGGTTGTGCACTAATTGTTTCACCCCTTATTGCTTTAATGAAAAACCAGGTTGATCTGGTACGCGGTTACAGCAGTAAGGATAACGTAGCACACTTCCTGAATTCCACTCTTTCCAAAGCGCAAATCAAAAAAGTGCGTACAGATCTGCTATCGGGTAAAACCAAGTTGTTGTATGTAGCACCGGAAACGCTCACCAAACAGGAAAATCTGGACTTTTTCAAGGAACTGAACATTTCATTTATTGCCGTGGATGAGGCGCATTGTATTTCTGAATGGGGACATGATTTCAGACCGGAATACCGTCGTTTGAAAGAAATGATCGACCAGATCAACGGAAATCTGCCCATTATTGCATTAACCGCTACTGCTACCCCTAAAGTACAGAGCGATATTGTAAAAAACCTGGCTTTAAATAACGCGAATATCTTTATTTCTTCCTTCAACCGTTCTAACCTGTACTACGAAATCAGGCCAAAACGCAAGAAAGACCAGACGATCAGAGATATTGTAAAGTTTATTCACCAGCATAAAGGCAAAAGCGGTATCATCTACACGCTGAACCGTAAAACCACAGAAGAACTGGCAGATATGCTGGTGGCCAACAACATCAAGGCCGTTGCTTATCATGCCGGTCTTGATCCGACCACCCGTGCCCAGCGACAGGATATGTTCCTGCATGAAGATACGGAGGTAATTGTGGCCACTATTGCTTTTGGAATGGGTATCGATAAGCCGGATGTACGGTTTGTAATTCACTACAACATTCCTAAAAGCCTGGAAAACTACTACCAGGAAACCGGTCGTGCCGGCCGCGACGGACTGGAAGGTCATTGCGTTTGCTACTACTCTCACAAGGATGTGCAAAAGCTGGAACACCTCATGCGCGATAAATCACTCAGTGAACGTGAAATGGGCGCCCAGCTGATTAACGAAACTGTTGCCTACGCCGAAAGTGCTGTGTGCCGCCGTAAAGTTATCCTGCACTACTTCGGAGAACAATTCGATCTGGAAAACTGCGGACAATGTGATAACTGCCGCAATCCTAAAGAAAAAATAGAAGTTAAAAACCGCGTTGTTATCATGTTGAAAGCCATCCGTGCCCTCGAAGAACGGTTTGGCAGCACTTATGTGATCAACATCATTACCGGTAAAACAAGTCCGCAGATCAGCACCTTCCGCCACGATCAGCTGGAGGTTTTCGGCGAAGGCAAAGAATTCGATGAACACTTCTGGAATTCCCTGATGCGGCAGATGATGCTGGAAGGCCTGATTGAAAAAGATATCGAAGAATACGGCCTGCTGAAAGTAACCGATAAAGGCAACAAATTCCTGAAGAAGCCTTACTCTATCATGGTGGCCCTGAACCATCAGTTCGATGAAGACGGCGCCGATGAGGAAGAAGAAGCAACTGCCGAAGCACAGGCCTCTGCAGACCCTGCCCTCTTCGAAATGCTGAAGGAACTGCGCAAAAAAGTGTCGAAGGAAAAGAACCTTCCTCCTTTCGTGATTTTCCTGGAAACATCCCTGGAAGATATGGCAACGCAATATCCTACCACGGTTCAGGAACTGGAAAAGATCCAGGGCGTGAGTAAGGGTAAAGCTATCCGTTACGGTAAACAGTTCGTGGATGTCATTTCCAAATTCGTGGAAGAAAATGATATCGTTAAACCGGATGATTTCGTACTGAAAAGTGTCGTGAATAAAAGCGGCATGAAAGTATTCATCATCCAGAATATCGATAAAAAAATACCGCTGGAAACCATCGCCAAAAACAAGGAAATCACCCTTTCCCAACTGCTGGATGAAATGGAAACCATTGTAGCCAGTGGTACCAAACTGAATATTGATTACTGCCTGGATGAAGAACTGGACGATTACGCCCAGGATGAAATCATGGAGTATTTTAAAGGATGTGAAACATCCAGCCTGGCACTGGCCCGGGAAGAGCTGATCGAAAACGATTATTCACTGGAACAGCTGAAGCTGATGCGCATCAAGTTCCTGGTCGTTTACGGCAACTAA
- a CDS encoding DUF3050 domain-containing protein: MSIKNIQETIAATREEVVHHPLYATLETLQDVRMFMQYHVYAVWDFMSLLKGLQQQLTCVEVPWIPKGSAATRYLINEIVTGEESDVDMNGDRCSHFELYERAMQQAGADTQQIKAIIAAANAGKSIGAILAESALPEAVKGFLGFTFDVIASGQAHIMAAVFTFGREDLIPDMFYALVKDLAEKFPGKLDTFIYYLERHIEVDGDHHSQLAMQMVQELCGDDQQKWTEAAEYARQSLYWRNQLWSGILAEKVFL, translated from the coding sequence ATGAGTATCAAGAATATACAGGAAACCATCGCTGCCACCCGCGAAGAAGTGGTACACCACCCGTTATACGCTACTTTAGAAACCTTACAGGATGTACGCATGTTCATGCAATACCATGTATATGCAGTATGGGATTTTATGTCGCTGCTAAAAGGATTGCAGCAGCAACTCACCTGTGTGGAAGTACCCTGGATACCTAAAGGCAGCGCCGCTACCCGTTACCTGATCAACGAAATTGTAACCGGTGAAGAGAGCGATGTGGATATGAACGGTGACCGCTGCAGCCATTTTGAATTGTACGAACGCGCCATGCAACAGGCAGGTGCAGATACGCAACAAATAAAAGCGATTATAGCCGCTGCAAATGCCGGCAAGTCTATTGGAGCTATCCTGGCTGAATCGGCGCTTCCTGAGGCTGTAAAGGGCTTTTTAGGGTTTACTTTTGACGTGATTGCCAGCGGCCAGGCACATATCATGGCTGCGGTCTTTACTTTTGGCCGCGAAGACCTGATCCCGGATATGTTTTATGCCCTGGTAAAAGATCTTGCAGAGAAGTTTCCCGGCAAGCTGGATACCTTCATCTACTACCTGGAAAGACACATCGAAGTAGACGGCGATCACCACAGTCAACTGGCTATGCAAATGGTACAGGAACTATGTGGCGACGATCAGCAAAAGTGGACAGAAGCAGCTGAATATGCCCGGCAGTCGCTGTATTGGAGGAATCAACTGTGGAGTGGTATTCTCGCTGAGAAAGTTTTTTTATAA